One part of the Glycine max cultivar Williams 82 chromosome 14, Glycine_max_v4.0, whole genome shotgun sequence genome encodes these proteins:
- the LOC102663894 gene encoding uncharacterized protein, translated as MPFGEALQKMPLYSKFLKDMLTRKNRYIHQENIVVEGNCSAVIQRILPPKHKDPGSVTIPCSIGEVNVGKALIDLGASINLIPLSMCRRLGELEIMPTRMTLQLVDRSITRPYGVIEDVLIRVKHMVFPADFMVMDVEEDHEVPVILGRPIMSTASCIIDMGRKTLETGFEDQKINFDLFEENKSVPEHNVCLLVMEVEEEVLKVRTNI; from the coding sequence ATGCCTTTTGGGGAAGCTTTGCAAAAAATGCCACTCTACTcgaaatttttgaaagatatgttgacGAGGAAAAATAGATACATCCACCAGGAGAATATTGTTGTGGAAGGAAACTGCAGTGCTGTAATACAGAGAATTCTTCCACCAAAACATAAGGACCCTGGAAGTGttactattccttgttcaatcggtgaagtcaatgtgggaaagGCTCTCATTGATTTGGGAGCCAGTATCAACCTAATACCGCTCTCCATGTGTAGaaggttgggagagttggaaatcatGCCCACGAGAATGACTTTACAACTTGTTGACCGATCCATCACAAGACCTTACGGAGTAATTGAGGATGTTTTGATAAGAGTGAAACATATGGTCTTTCCAGCTGATTTTATGGTCATGGATGTGGAGGAAGACCATGAGGTTCCAGTCATTTTGGGACGTCCCATTATGTCAACTGCAAGTTGCATAATTGATATGGGAAGAAAGACACTGGAGACgggttttgaagatcagaagatcaattttgatctttttgaaGAAAACAAGTCGGTGCCAGAGCATAATGTTTGCTTGCTGGTGATGGAGGTTGAAGAAGAAGTCTTGAAGGTGAGGACCAATATTTGA